In the genome of Dasypus novemcinctus isolate mDasNov1 chromosome 30, mDasNov1.1.hap2, whole genome shotgun sequence, one region contains:
- the LOC131276700 gene encoding acidic leucine-rich nuclear phosphoprotein 32 family member B yields the protein MDMKRRIHLELRNRTPAAVRELVLDNCKSNDGKIEGLTAEFVNLEFLSLINVGLISVSNLPKLPKLKKLELSDNRIFGGLDMLAEKLPNLTHLNLSGNKLKDISTLEPLKKLDCLKSLDLFNCEVTNLNDYRESVFRLLPQLTYLDGYDREDREAPDSDAEVDGVDEEEEDEEGEDEEDEEDEDGEDEEFDDEEDEDEDEDVEGEEDEDEVSGEEEEFGHDGEVDEEEDDDDEDEDEDEEESGKGEKRKRETDDEGEDD from the coding sequence ATGGACATGAAGAGGAGGATCCACCTGGAGCTGAGGAACCGGACCCCGGCGGCGGTTCGAGAACTTGTTCTGGACAATTGCAAATCAAATGATGGGAAAATTGAGGGCTTAACAGCTGAATTTGTGAACTTAGAGTTCCTCAGTTTAATAAATGTAGGCTTGATTTCAGTTTCAAATCTCCCCAAACTACCTAAATTGAAAAAGCTTGAGCTCAGTGACAATAGAATCTTTGGAGGTCTGGacatgttagcagaaaaacttcCGAATCTCACACATCTAAACTTAAGTGGAAATAAACTGAAAGATATCAGCACCTTGGAACCTTTGAAAAAGTTGGATTGTCTGAAGAGCCTGGATCTGTTCAACTGCGAGGTCACCAACCTTAACGACTACCGCGAGAGCGTCTTCAGGCTCCTGCCCCAGCTGACCTACCTGGATGGCTACGACCGAGAGGACCGGGAAGCCCCCGACTCCGATGCCGAGGTGGACGGTGtggacgaggaggaggaggacgaaGAGGGAGAAGATGAGGAGGATGAAGAGGACGAGGATGGTGAAGATGAAGAGTTTGATGATGAAGaggatgaagatgaagatgaagatgtggaaggggaggaagatgaagatgaagtcagtggggaggaagaggagtttGGACACGATGGAGAAGTTGATGAAGAAGAAGACGACGACGATGAGGATGAGGATGAAGACGAGGAAGAAAGTGGGAAGGGcgaaaagaggaagagagaaacagacgATGAAGGAGAAGATGATTAA